A window of the Arcobacter sp. F155 genome harbors these coding sequences:
- a CDS encoding cold-shock protein: protein MATLVNGTVKWFNSEKGFGFIEQKDGGKDVFVHFRQINNPGYGRVSLEEGQEVSFEIGESDKGLQAENVTVL from the coding sequence ATGGCAACATTAGTAAACGGAACAGTAAAATGGTTCAACAGTGAAAAAGGTTTCGGTTTTATCGAACAAAAAGATGGTGGAAAAGACGTATTTGTTCACTTTAGACAAATCAACAACCCAGGATATGGAAGAGTTTCTTTAGAAGAAGGTCAAGAAGTTTCATTTGAAATTGGTGAATCTGATAAAGGTCTTCAAGCAGAAAACGTTACTGTTTTATAA
- a CDS encoding pentapeptide repeat-containing protein: MFKTDDYWEEEFTEYKSKEMYKIYFDNCTFIKCDFSKALIHSCKFTECTFINCDLSLITLKSSTFNDVKFENSKLIGVSWSSCQEPFDISFDSCNISQNSFHLLDLRKIVFKNSLIKDSGFEECNLEGAIFDNCDLELSSFISNSLIKANFETSRNYFIDPKSNDLKDASFSLPEALSFLSLLPIKIK; the protein is encoded by the coding sequence ATGTTTAAAACTGACGATTATTGGGAAGAAGAGTTTACTGAATATAAATCAAAAGAGATGTATAAAATCTATTTTGATAATTGTACATTTATAAAATGCGACTTCTCTAAAGCACTTATTCACTCTTGTAAGTTTACTGAATGTACTTTTATAAATTGTGATTTATCTTTAATTACTTTAAAGTCTTCAACTTTCAATGATGTAAAGTTTGAAAATTCAAAACTTATAGGTGTCTCATGGAGTTCTTGCCAAGAACCTTTTGATATTAGTTTTGACTCTTGTAATATTTCACAAAACTCTTTTCATCTTTTAGACTTAAGAAAAATAGTATTTAAAAACTCTCTTATTAAAGATAGTGGTTTTGAGGAATGTAACCTAGAAGGTGCCATTTTTGATAACTGTGACTTGGAGCTTTCTTCATTTATAAGTAATAGTTTAATAAAAGCAAACTTTGAGACATCAAGAAACTATTTTATAGATCCTAAATCAAATGATTTAAAAGATGCAAGTTTCTCTTTACCTGAAGCACTTAGCTTTTTATCTTTACTTCCAATCAAAATTAAATAA
- a CDS encoding cupin domain-containing protein yields MKKVIEISENKNYSAVDLGDLNKLMEYSLIHPINKQEIEGKVFLKDSTKSSGTEISFNSLPANTAQPYFHIHNKNEETYIILKGHGFFQVDDDCFEIKEGSTIRVAPKGVRGIKNSSDDIMIYLVVQSKENSLEEHTTADGTRVPYEAKWQ; encoded by the coding sequence ATGAAAAAAGTTATTGAAATATCTGAAAATAAAAACTATAGTGCTGTTGATTTAGGTGATTTAAATAAACTTATGGAGTACTCTTTAATTCATCCTATAAATAAACAAGAAATAGAAGGAAAAGTATTTTTAAAAGATTCTACAAAATCAAGTGGTACTGAGATATCTTTTAACTCTTTGCCTGCAAATACAGCTCAGCCGTATTTTCATATTCATAATAAAAATGAAGAGACATATATTATTTTAAAAGGACATGGCTTTTTTCAAGTAGATGATGACTGTTTTGAAATAAAAGAGGGGAGTACAATTAGAGTTGCGCCTAAAGGTGTAAGAGGTATAAAAAACTCTTCTGATGATATTATGATTTATTTAGTAGTTCAATCAAAAGAAAACTCTTTAGAAGAACATACTACAGCTGATGGAACAAGAGTTCCTTACGAAGCAAAGTGGCAATAA
- a CDS encoding AraC family transcriptional regulator ligand-binding domain-containing protein yields MNANFPLILFNLISNLLESKYIFDKEKYLKENNINKIDIKEVNDLLNFCIQEYKSYEILIELSKQAKPKDLGILGYLVLNSSSIAHSLKLLSTYYCLIGNSIKPTLLETNEYYKLSIYTNSKEEGLLNIEHNKIFIHLFAFLHLLNKLSSKEIVPKYINLMQDKLFDTKYISNIKVNFSQDENAIYFDKDIENINLISANKNEFEYYKNELEQLLNLNLNKESYKTKISALVFSSIMELDISLETISKKLDLHPRVLQKRLKKEKISYSHIVEDIRKKLCLYYLKKGLDTTTISIYLCYKETNSFFRSFKKWFNQTPKQYKKELEKSSNDCIKY; encoded by the coding sequence TTGAATGCAAACTTTCCTTTAATACTTTTTAACCTAATCTCTAATCTTTTAGAATCAAAATACATTTTTGATAAAGAAAAATATTTAAAAGAAAATAATATTAATAAAATAGATATCAAAGAAGTTAATGATTTATTAAATTTTTGTATTCAAGAATATAAAAGCTATGAAATCTTGATAGAACTATCAAAACAGGCAAAACCAAAAGATTTAGGAATTTTAGGATACTTAGTATTAAATTCATCCTCTATAGCTCATAGTTTAAAACTTCTTAGCACGTACTATTGTCTAATAGGAAATAGTATTAAACCTACACTTTTAGAAACTAATGAATACTATAAGTTAAGTATTTATACAAACTCAAAAGAAGAAGGTCTTTTAAATATTGAACACAACAAAATATTTATTCATCTATTTGCTTTTTTACACTTACTTAATAAATTAAGTTCTAAAGAGATAGTTCCCAAATATATAAATCTAATGCAAGATAAGCTATTTGATACAAAGTATATCTCAAATATAAAAGTCAACTTTTCACAAGATGAAAATGCAATATATTTTGATAAAGATATTGAAAATATCAATCTAATTTCAGCAAATAAAAATGAATTTGAATACTACAAAAATGAGCTAGAACAGCTACTAAATTTAAATCTAAACAAAGAAAGCTATAAAACAAAAATATCTGCTCTTGTTTTCTCTTCTATCATGGAACTTGATATATCTTTAGAGACTATTTCTAAAAAACTTGATTTACACCCAAGAGTTTTACAAAAGAGATTAAAAAAAGAAAAAATAAGTTACTCTCATATAGTTGAAGATATTAGAAAGAAACTTTGCTTGTATTACTTAAAAAAGGGACTTGATACAACTACTATCTCTATTTACTTATGCTATAAAGAAACAAACTCTTTTTTTAGAAGTTTTAAAAAATGGTTTAATCAAACACCTAAGCAATACAAAAAAGAGCTTGAAAAAAGTTCAAATGACTGTATAAAATATTAA
- a CDS encoding CopD family protein — translation MHYYEFIKAFHLISIIIWFSSSIYLLKTLFFHKNLLEIKELQIIKKLKQKEIFIYRYVSSLSFVFAVIFGIVLIIQNSALLQSGYWIYTKFFFISLLAIAHHYIRVFMDELFSTKLKYFEYLILFIVLVLSIVLFLTITKLF, via the coding sequence ATGCACTATTATGAGTTTATAAAGGCATTTCATTTAATCAGTATTATTATTTGGTTTTCAAGTAGTATTTATCTACTAAAAACTCTTTTTTTTCATAAAAATTTACTTGAGATAAAAGAGTTGCAAATAATAAAAAAGCTAAAGCAAAAAGAGATTTTTATTTATAGATATGTTTCCTCTTTGTCTTTTGTTTTTGCCGTGATTTTTGGGATTGTATTAATTATACAGAATAGTGCTTTATTGCAAAGTGGATATTGGATATATACAAAGTTCTTTTTTATCTCTTTACTTGCCATAGCCCATCATTATATTCGTGTTTTCATGGATGAGCTATTTTCTACTAAGTTAAAATATTTTGAGTATTTGATTCTTTTTATTGTGTTAGTTTTATCAATAGTGCTTTTTCTAACTATTACTAAACTTTTTTAA
- a CDS encoding autotransporter outer membrane beta-barrel domain-containing protein, translated as MKTTKTKLSLLTSTILFSSVIATQNLHAGPLAVNTASSATLYESNQFYRPSASGTTQTSTLYSYLAQSIYVTTAGTYDFATIGGTVGDPYLLLYSSFDKDNPGDNFIVGNDDGGTGLHALLNDVVLSADTTYYLVTTSFSPETGTVEFLVTGPDGVIITTLTTDLEAASSILNSTILGGGKQPAQDAARVLDSSSGYTRMQNVITAINNLSSDSAVAKAVDSTTPQTTTSSFTASNQISNNVSNIVSQRQNVNLNAGGLNSGDEMLSEKNIWVKPYGSKGSQDDKDGVNGFDIDTYGIGFGFDGEYAENKQIGFGFFYTNADVEVNNVSQTSDIDVYSLIVYGNTPIFDNKTNLLYQVGYSWQDTTSNRGIEFMGTNAKADYTSKVASVDLRLLRDYRVNEKLLLQPLVSTTYRHFESPNYSESGADALNLEVDKFTSNELILGVGALGFYKLNENSNLFGNINIGYDLKDDNNIVSSSYQGASGLSFETEGIDNGRFSYDLGIGYENNINDLTNINFSYNFQGEGSDYTNHVISAKYTYKF; from the coding sequence ATGAAAACAACAAAAACAAAACTATCACTTCTGACCAGTACTATACTGTTTTCATCAGTTATAGCAACACAAAATTTACATGCAGGTCCTCTTGCTGTAAATACTGCAAGTTCAGCAACACTGTATGAGTCAAATCAATTCTACAGACCATCTGCAAGTGGTACTACTCAAACTTCAACACTGTATAGTTACCTTGCTCAATCTATATATGTTACAACTGCAGGTACGTATGATTTTGCTACAATTGGAGGTACCGTTGGGGATCCTTACTTATTGTTATACTCATCATTTGACAAAGACAATCCTGGGGATAATTTCATTGTTGGTAATGATGATGGGGGAACAGGTTTACATGCATTACTAAATGATGTAGTATTAAGTGCAGATACAACTTATTATCTTGTTACGACTTCATTTAGTCCAGAAACAGGTACTGTTGAATTTTTAGTGACAGGTCCAGATGGGGTTATAATAACAACGTTAACAACTGATCTAGAAGCAGCTTCTTCAATTTTAAACTCTACTATTTTAGGAGGAGGAAAACAACCTGCTCAAGATGCTGCACGTGTTTTAGATAGTTCTAGTGGTTATACTAGAATGCAAAATGTCATTACTGCAATTAATAATCTTTCATCTGATAGTGCAGTTGCAAAAGCTGTTGATAGTACTACTCCTCAAACTACAACATCAAGTTTTACTGCTTCTAATCAAATCTCTAACAATGTTTCAAATATCGTTTCTCAAAGACAAAATGTAAACCTAAATGCTGGTGGTCTAAACTCTGGGGATGAGATGTTATCTGAAAAGAACATTTGGGTTAAACCTTATGGTTCTAAAGGTTCTCAAGATGATAAAGATGGTGTAAATGGTTTTGATATTGATACTTATGGTATTGGATTTGGTTTTGATGGGGAATATGCTGAAAACAAACAAATTGGATTTGGTTTCTTCTATACTAACGCTGATGTCGAAGTAAACAATGTTTCTCAAACTTCTGATATTGATGTTTATAGTTTAATTGTTTATGGAAACACACCTATTTTTGATAATAAAACAAATCTTCTTTATCAAGTAGGATACTCTTGGCAAGATACAACAAGTAATAGAGGTATCGAGTTTATGGGTACTAATGCAAAAGCTGATTATACTTCAAAAGTAGCATCTGTAGATTTAAGACTATTAAGAGATTATAGAGTAAATGAAAAACTTCTATTACAACCTTTAGTATCAACTACATATAGACATTTTGAATCTCCAAATTATAGTGAAAGTGGAGCTGATGCTTTAAATTTAGAGGTTGATAAATTTACTTCAAATGAGCTTATCTTAGGTGTAGGAGCTCTTGGATTTTATAAACTAAATGAAAACTCAAATCTATTTGGAAATATAAATATTGGTTATGACTTAAAAGATGATAATAATATTGTATCTTCTTCTTATCAAGGTGCTTCTGGTTTATCTTTTGAAACAGAAGGTATTGATAATGGTAGATTTAGTTATGACCTTGGTATTGGATATGAAAATAATATTAATGATTTAACGAATATTAACTTCTCTTACAACTTTCAAGGAGAAGGTAGTGATTACACAAACCATGTAATCTCTGCTAAATATACTTATAAATTTTAA
- a CDS encoding alpha/beta fold hydrolase — protein sequence MKEKIYLIPGLMTDERLWSKLTPYLDEKYELIHLPIPYSEDFDEINKILDEQIEDEKINLLGFSLGGYIASYYAVSNPKKIKRLFLLSSTPSSTEQKDVPRREKKLEEAREGKFTSLDEKKAIDLLEVKDDEELVRIVCDMFNELGNEAFTPQLALTLKREELFEKLNELDIPTYLFYSLEDRLLNHTSVKALEGVEHDFKINYRVGTSHNISLEVPRELSFHIENWMKI from the coding sequence ATGAAAGAGAAGATATATTTAATTCCTGGTCTTATGACAGATGAGAGACTATGGAGTAAGTTAACACCTTATTTAGATGAAAAATATGAATTAATACATTTACCAATACCTTATAGTGAAGATTTTGATGAAATTAATAAAATATTAGATGAACAAATAGAAGATGAAAAAATCAACTTATTAGGTTTTTCTTTAGGTGGTTATATAGCTTCATATTATGCAGTTTCAAATCCAAAAAAGATTAAAAGACTATTTTTATTAAGCTCAACTCCTAGTTCAACAGAGCAAAAAGATGTTCCACGAAGAGAGAAGAAACTAGAAGAAGCTAGAGAAGGTAAGTTTACTTCTTTAGATGAGAAAAAAGCAATTGATCTTTTAGAAGTAAAAGATGATGAAGAGTTGGTTCGTATAGTATGTGATATGTTTAACGAGCTTGGAAATGAAGCTTTTACTCCTCAACTAGCCCTTACACTAAAAAGAGAAGAGTTATTTGAAAAATTAAATGAACTTGATATACCAACATATCTTTTTTATAGTTTAGAAGATAGATTGCTAAATCATACTTCAGTAAAAGCTTTAGAAGGTGTTGAACATGATTTTAAAATTAACTATAGAGTTGGAACAAGCCATAATATCTCTTTGGAAGTTCCAAGGGAGTTAAGTTTTCATATAGAAAACTGGATGAAAATTTAA
- a CDS encoding DEAD/DEAH box helicase, with protein sequence MTFSDFGLKEPINKALENIGLEEPTQIQEKVIPLVLEKLDVMAKAQTGSGKTASFVLPILENFLNNSYEGKAKVRTLVLAPTRELALQVSKTFEDLSKYIKRRPKVVTLIGGDDISQQLLDVQQGRDIVVATPGRLLDIISKKQINLSFVEYLVLDEADKMLDFGFQEELDLLLEQIPSKRQNLLFSATYPEKVLEIASKITKEAKEVFLEESQTVELINQRAIKVNSENCSALLRHLLKKEKFEKVLVFMATNRAADNLAAKFRKYGFNAESFHGHLDQEERNYTLEDFKNKEIDILFSSDIAARGLHIDDITCVVNYDLPRSPADYVHRIGRTARAGKSGNAISFLTLENYEHFKLIEKRSNINLEKEEIEGFELKGTPQKKKKGEAPVKGKRKSKKDKLREARAKKENS encoded by the coding sequence ATGACATTTAGTGATTTTGGTTTAAAAGAACCAATAAACAAAGCCCTTGAAAATATAGGTTTAGAAGAACCAACTCAAATTCAAGAAAAAGTAATACCTTTAGTTTTAGAAAAACTTGATGTTATGGCTAAAGCACAGACAGGAAGTGGAAAAACAGCAAGTTTTGTTCTTCCTATTTTAGAAAACTTTTTAAATAATTCATATGAAGGTAAAGCTAAAGTAAGAACTTTAGTTCTTGCTCCTACAAGAGAACTAGCACTTCAAGTATCAAAGACTTTTGAAGATTTAAGTAAATATATTAAAAGAAGACCCAAGGTTGTAACTCTTATTGGTGGAGATGATATTTCTCAACAGCTTCTAGATGTACAACAAGGAAGAGATATCGTTGTTGCTACTCCTGGAAGATTACTTGATATTATTTCTAAGAAGCAGATTAATTTATCTTTTGTAGAGTATTTAGTTCTTGATGAAGCTGATAAGATGCTTGATTTTGGTTTTCAAGAAGAGTTAGATTTATTATTAGAGCAAATTCCTTCAAAAAGACAAAACTTACTTTTCTCTGCAACTTATCCTGAAAAAGTATTAGAAATCGCTTCAAAGATTACAAAAGAGGCAAAAGAAGTTTTTCTAGAAGAGAGTCAAACTGTTGAACTTATAAATCAAAGAGCAATAAAAGTAAATAGTGAAAATTGTTCAGCTCTTTTAAGGCATTTACTTAAAAAAGAGAAGTTTGAAAAAGTATTAGTTTTTATGGCTACAAATAGAGCAGCAGATAATTTAGCAGCAAAATTTAGAAAATATGGCTTTAATGCAGAGTCTTTCCATGGGCATTTAGACCAAGAAGAGAGAAACTATACTTTAGAGGATTTTAAAAACAAAGAGATAGATATACTTTTCTCTTCTGATATTGCTGCAAGAGGTTTGCATATTGATGATATTACTTGTGTTGTAAACTATGATTTACCTAGGTCTCCTGCTGATTATGTTCATAGAATAGGAAGAACAGCAAGAGCTGGTAAAAGTGGAAATGCAATATCTTTTTTAACTTTAGAAAACTATGAGCATTTTAAACTTATAGAGAAACGTTCAAATATCAATCTTGAAAAAGAAGAGATAGAAGGTTTTGAAT